From Miscanthus floridulus cultivar M001 chromosome 15, ASM1932011v1, whole genome shotgun sequence, the proteins below share one genomic window:
- the LOC136507427 gene encoding zinc finger BED domain-containing protein DAYSLEEPER-like: MAPRPSRSRAPLRNGAGVQPSAAEGPMACDSQGDGAMFPVTGDDDLVAAGLSPEHDDDGRDPFAVFDDATRGTQPAIDVDAVDAGATGTGTVDSNTHSNYTGVNGNADGNGTRTPSSGAVSGLGKRKSQCWGDFEEVYEKINGVDVRVRAICKMCRTVLSARSTAGTGHILRHQKSCKQKLDNASRVQSRLAFNADGSLHNWNYDPAVARTELCRLIARLDLPLGFGDTDAFEEYIKNSHNPRFVRSSRRTTTRDLDKLFAERRAMIRNCVHASASVALTSDIWSGNAKEDYISVVAHYVNADWELQKKIVGLRLIQVKHSGENISASIASVVEEYGLVDKIFSITLDNASSNAKAMETLTPMFAGYLGCDPAPDDPAPGYSLVHQRCACHIINLIVKSGLKRIKPYIEDFRTAINFLNSSNQRIAMFRNYCEAKGMRPRKFGLDMDVRWNATYLMLKHLVPYSEVFSVFINSNYGSALLSPAHWHVAGKILEFLEVFYDSTVTLSGVYYPTSPLVLHHVLEIGTHLHACERDVNLRPFVYPMQHKFLKYWKDIPLLYSFAFILDPRAKLRGMQRVLHLLTEYTGTDYTTYYADLKTELHKLFEKYLRKFGATRSQRVAGPTPPTGKRKQAWGVIFGGSGLPGPSSGTACSSSHSTASELSSYLDSDCITAYEDGFDILLWWKDHKLTYPILAIMARDIMSVPVSTCSSESCFSLAGRILEERRRSLKPEHVEMLTLLKDWELGEKREQHEAADTKEIEDAFENLFLDEPEGEDDGSGG; this comes from the coding sequence ATGGCACCGCGGCCAAGCCGTAGccgcgcaccgttgaggaacggtgctggagtTCAGCCGTCCGCGGCCGAGGGCCCCATGGCGTGTGACTCGCAGGGCGACGGTGCCATGTTCCCTGTGACTGGCGACGATGACTTGGTCGCGGCTGGGCTGTCCCCGGAGCACGACGACGACGGCCGTGACCCCTTTGCGGTGTTTGATGACGCCACCCGCGGGACACAGCCGGCGATCGACGTCGATGCCGTCGATGCAGGGGCAACGGGGACAGGGACGGTGGACTCCAACACCCACTCCAACTACACTGGTGTTAATGGTAATGCTGATGGTAATGGTACTCGTACTCCTTCCTCTGGTGCTGTTTCTGGACTTGGTAAGCGCAAGTCTCAGTGCTGGGGTGACTTTGAGGAGGTTTATGAGAAGATTAATGGTGTCGATGTGCGTGTTAGAGCTATATGTAAGATGTGTAGAACTGTGTTGAGTGCTAGATCTACTGCTGGTACTGGTCACATTCTTAGGCACCAAAAATCTTGCAAACAGAAACTTGATAATGCTTCTAGGGTTCAGTCTCGACTAGCTTTTAATGCTGATGGGTCTTTGCATAATTGGAACTATGATCCTGCTGTTGCTAGAACTGAACTGTGTagattgattgctaggcttgatcttcctcttggttttggtgacactgatgcatttgaggaatatattaaaaattctcataacccaagatttgttagatcatctagaagaaccaccactagagatctggaTAAGTTATTTGCTGAACGTCGTGCTATGATTAGGAACTGTGTGCATGCTTCTGcatctgttgctttgacttctgacatatggtctggtaatgctaaagaggattacatatctgttgttgctcactatgtgaatgctgATTGGGAATTGCAAAAGAAGATTGTTGGTCTTAGGTTGATTCAAGTTAAgcattctggtgaaaacatttCTGCTTCCATTGCATCTGTTGTTGAGGAGTATGGCTTGGTTGATAAAATCTTTTCTATCACTTTAGATAATGcatcttctaatgctaaggctatggaaactTTGACACCCATGTTTGCTGGTTATCTTGGTTGTGATCCTGCACCTGATGATCCTGCACCTGGTTACAGTCTTGTGCATCAACGCTGTGCTTGTCACATTATTAATCTGATAGTCAAATCTGGACTAAAAAGAATCAAACCTTATATAGaggattttagaactgcaattaatttcttgaactcctctaatcaaagaattgctatgtttaGAAACTACTGTGAAGCTAAAGGTATGAGACCTAGAAAATTTGGCTTagacatggatgttagatggaatgctacttaTCTCATGCTAAAACACTTGGTTCCTTACAGTGAAGTATTTTCtgtgttcataaattcaaattatggTTCTGCACTGTTGTCTCCAGCCCATTGGCACGTGGCTGGGAAAATATTGGAGTTCCTGGAAGTATTTTATGACTCTACTGTTACactgtctggtgtttattatcctaccAGTCCTCTTGTGCTGCACCATGTTCTGGAGATTGGAactcatttgcatgcatgtgaaagAGATGTTAATCTTAGACCCTTTGTGTACCCTATGCAGCATAAATTTCTCAAGTATTGGAAGGACATTCCTCTCTTATactcatttgcattcattcttgacccTAGAGCTAAGCTGAGAGGTATGCAAAGGGTCCTCCATTTACTTACTGAATATACTGGTACTGATTACACTACTTACTATGCTGATTTGAAAACTGAGTTGCATAAATTGTTTGAGaaatatttgagaaagtttggtgcaaccaggtcacaaagggtTGCTGGTCCTACCCCACCCACTGGTAAGAGAAAACAGGCTTGGGGGGTAATTTTTGGAGGATCAGGTCTGCCTGGTCCTTCCAGTGGCACTGCCTGTTCTTCTTCTCACTCTACTGCTTCTGAACTTTCAAGCTATTTGGACAGCGACTGCATAACTGCTTATGAGGATGGTTTTGACATTCTTCTGTGGTGGAAggaccacaaactaacctatccTATCCTGGCTATTATGGCCAGAGATATCATGTCAGTTCCTGTTTCCACTTGTTCTtcagagtcttgtttcagcttagcAGGGAGGATCCTAGAAGAACGGCGCCGGAGCTTGAAACCAGAACATGTTGAGATGCTGACCTTGTTGAAGGACTGGGAGCTAGGAGAGAAGAGGGAACAACATGAAGCTGCTGATACCAAGGAAATTGAAGATGCATTCGAGAATCTGTTCCTGGATGAACCAGAAGGTGAAGATGATGGATCTGGTGGCTGA
- the LOC136506812 gene encoding bZIP transcription factor 1-B-like, translated as MGSSGADTPSKTSKASAPQEQQPPATSGAATPAVYPDWSSFQAYPPIPPHGFFPSPVASSPQGHPYMWGAQPMIPPYGTPPPPYVMYPPGVYAHPSMPPGAHPFAPYAITSPNGNADATGITAAAGDTDGKPSEGKDKSPTKRSKGSLGSLNMLTGKNPSEHGKTSGASANEATSQSGESGSDSSSEGSEGNSHNDSHHKESGQEQDGDVRSSQNGASRSPSEGKLNQAMTIVPMPSSGPVTGPTTNLNIGMDYWANTASSAPAIHGKVTPTTVPGAVVPAEQWIQDERELKRQRRKQSNRESARRSRLRKQAECEELAQRADVLKQENASLRDGVNRIRKEYEELLSKNNSLKEKLEGKQHKTDEAGLNNKLQHSGDDSQKKGN; from the exons ATGGGAAGCAGTGGAGCAGATACACCGTCCAAGACAAGCAAGGCATCTGCCCCTCAG GAGCAGCAGCCACCTGCTACCTCAGGTGCTGCAACACCGGCTGTTTATCCTGATTGGTCCAGCTTCCAG GCATATCCTCCAATCCCACCACATGGGTTCTTCCCTTCACCTGTGGCATCAAGTCCACAGGGTCATCCTTACATGTGGGGAGCTCAG CCTATGATTCCACCATATggaacaccaccaccaccatatgtCATGTACCCTCCTGGAGTATATGCCCACCCATCTATGCCCCCG GGTGCACATCCATTTGCTCCTTATGCCATTACTTCTCCAAATGGCAATGCTGATGCTACT GGAATTACTGCTGCAGCTGGTGATACTGATGGCAAGCCCTCTGAAGGCAAAGATAAAAGTCCAACAAAGAGATCTAAAGGAAGTTTGGGCAGCTTGAACATGCTTACTGGAAAGAATCCCAGTGAACATGGTAAGACCTCTGGTGCATCGGCTAATGAAGCCACTTCTCAAAG TGGCGAAAGTGGCAGTGACAGTTCAAGCGAAGGGAGTGAAGGAAATTCTCATAAT GATTCACATCACAAGGAAAGTGGACAGGAGCAAGATGGAG ATGTTCGAAGTTCCCAGAATGGTGCATCACGTTCACCATCTGAGGGAAAATTGAACCAAGCTATGACAATCGTGCCCATGCCATCAAGTGGCCCAGTAACTGGTCCAACTACAAACCTAAATATTGGGATGGACTATTGGGCCAACACAGCAAGCTCTGCTCCTGCAATTCATGGCAAAGTGACCCCAACAACAGTTCCAGGGGCTGTGGTCCCAGCAGAGCAATGGATACAG GATGAACGTGAACTCAAAAGACAAAGAAGAAAGCAGTCCAATAGGGAGTCTGCACGCAGATCTAGGTTGCGTAAACAG GCTGAATGTGAGGAGTTGGCTCAACGTGCTGATGTTTTAAAGCAGGAAAATGCTTCACTTAGAGATGGAGTAAATCGTATCAGAAAAGAGTATGAGGAACTTCTATCAAAGAATAACTCACTAAAG GAAAAACTTGAAGGCAAACAACACAAAACTGATGAGGCAGGACTTAACAACAAGCTGCAACATTCTGGCGATGACAGCCAGAAAAAAGGAAACTAA
- the LOC136506813 gene encoding FAS1 domain-containing protein SELMODRAFT_448915-like, with protein sequence MASTFLATMSLVITLMMSASSAFAAAPYTQMVSSDIATTAQEMQRARYFTFVMLVRMVQEKIPRNTTFLMPSDRLLSTASISESQVLEFLSRHSITAPLMFNDLIRLPNGTVVPTRHLGDTITVTNIKHQKLYFNGIELTNPDLCHLGESFRCHGINGVIRPTATRRVKAATCTRYAAPASAAPEKTDRKPILEHIFSTISQHKFFHDPCSRTCSRKPKFRHFYVKNWIG encoded by the coding sequence ATGGCTTCCACCTTCCTTGCTACAATGAGCCTGGTCATCACTCTCATGATGTCAGCCTCTAGTGCCTTCGCTGCCGCACCTTACACACAGATGGTCAGCAGTGACATTGCCACCACAGCGCAGGAGATGCAGCGGGCGCGCTACTTCACCTTCGTCATGCTCGTCAGGATGGTGCAGGAGAAGATACCACGTAACACCACCTTCCTGATGCCCAGTGACAGGCTGCTGTCCACTGCATCCATCTCTGAGAGCCAGGTGCTGGAGTTCCTATCCAGGCATTCCATCACTGCGCCCCTGATGTTCAACGACCTCATCAGGCTTCCCAATGGAACAGTGGTCCCCACCCGCCACTTGGGTGACACGATCACTGTAACCAACATCAAGCATCAGAAGCTCTACTTCAACGGCATCGAGCTCACAAATCCTGATCTCTGCCACTTGGGGGAGTCATTCAGGTGCCATGGAATAAATGGAGTCATAAGGCCAACAGCAACACGGAGAGTAAAAGCGGCAACTTGCACTCGCTACGCCGCTCCAGCTTCTGCAGCACCAGAGAAGACTGACCGAAAACCAATCCTTGAGCACATCTTCTCTACCATCTCCCAACACAAGTTCTTCCACGATCCCTGCTCACGAACCTGCAGCAGAAAGCCCAAGTTCAGACACTTCTATGTCAAAAACTGGATTGGCTAG